A section of the Pseudomonas flavescens genome encodes:
- the rdgB gene encoding RdgB/HAM1 family non-canonical purine NTP pyrophosphatase, with product MMPFPELVLASHNAGKLKELQAMLGDSVRLRSVGEFSQVEPEETGLSFVENAILKARNASRLSGLPALADDSGLAVDYLGGAPGIYSARYADGQGDAANNAKLLAALKDVPDAERGAQFVCCLALVRHADDPLPILCEGLWHGSILHEARGEHGFGYDPLFWVEEHQCSSAELSPVDKNQLSHRAIAMALLKQRLGL from the coding sequence ATGATGCCTTTCCCAGAACTCGTCCTCGCCAGCCACAACGCCGGCAAACTCAAGGAACTGCAAGCCATGCTCGGCGACAGCGTGCGCCTGCGCTCGGTCGGTGAGTTCAGCCAGGTGGAGCCGGAGGAAACCGGCCTGTCGTTCGTCGAGAACGCCATCCTCAAGGCCCGCAATGCCTCGCGCCTGTCCGGCCTGCCCGCTCTGGCCGATGACTCGGGCCTGGCGGTCGATTACCTCGGCGGCGCGCCGGGTATCTACTCCGCCCGCTACGCCGATGGCCAAGGCGATGCCGCCAACAACGCCAAGCTGCTGGCGGCGCTCAAGGACGTGCCGGATGCCGAGCGCGGCGCCCAGTTCGTCTGCTGCCTGGCCCTGGTGCGCCACGCCGACGATCCGCTGCCGATTCTCTGTGAAGGCCTGTGGCACGGCAGCATCCTGCATGAAGCCCGTGGCGAACATGGTTTCGGCTACGACCCGCTGTTCTGGGTCGAAGAGCACCAGTGCTCCAGTGCCGAGCTGTCGCCGGTCGACAAAAACCAGCTCAGCCACCGCGCCATCGCCATGGCTCTGCTCAAGCAGCGCCTGGGCCTATGA
- a CDS encoding DUF4426 domain-containing protein: MRLLLIALCLSLPVSAAERMQRLGYLQVHYSAFNASYLQPQIAQASGLVRSGKQGVLNISVLRAGKSSPATVSGEVKNVLGHGHTLTFIEQREGEFVSYLAQFPIPSREVLLFNLQVNGQRLDFNQELFPEP; the protein is encoded by the coding sequence ATGCGCCTCCTGCTGATTGCCTTATGCCTGAGCCTGCCGGTAAGTGCCGCCGAACGAATGCAGCGCCTGGGTTATCTGCAGGTGCATTACAGCGCCTTCAACGCCAGCTACCTGCAACCGCAGATCGCCCAGGCCAGCGGCCTGGTGCGCAGCGGCAAGCAGGGCGTGCTGAACATCAGCGTGCTGCGCGCCGGTAAATCCAGCCCGGCCACGGTCAGCGGTGAAGTGAAGAACGTGCTTGGCCACGGCCACACGCTAACCTTCATCGAACAGCGCGAGGGTGAATTCGTCTCGTACCTGGCGCAGTTTCCCATCCCCTCGCGCGAGGTGCTGCTGTTCAACCTGCAGGTGAACGGCCAGCGCCTGGACTTCAACCAGGAACTCTTTCCGGAGCCATGA
- a CDS encoding YggS family pyridoxal phosphate-dependent enzyme → MSTIAENIAKVGVRIREAAQASQRDFAKIGLLAVSKTKPAAAIREAHGAGLHDFGENYLQEALDKQVQLADLALTWHFIGPIQSNKTRPIAEHFAWVHSVDRLKIAERLSEQRPPELPPLNICLQVNVSGEPSKSGCQPDELAALAQAVTQLPKLRLRGLMTIPQPTDDIAMQRAAFARLRTLRDDLNLDLDTLSMGMSHDLEAAIAEGATWVRIGTALFGERDYKKT, encoded by the coding sequence ATGTCCACGATAGCAGAGAATATTGCAAAGGTCGGTGTGCGTATCCGTGAGGCGGCGCAAGCCTCGCAGCGAGATTTCGCGAAAATCGGCCTGTTGGCGGTGAGCAAGACCAAACCTGCCGCAGCCATTCGCGAGGCTCATGGGGCCGGTCTGCACGATTTTGGCGAGAACTACCTGCAGGAAGCGCTCGACAAGCAGGTGCAACTGGCCGACCTGGCACTGACCTGGCACTTCATCGGCCCCATCCAGTCGAACAAGACCCGCCCCATCGCCGAACACTTCGCCTGGGTGCATTCGGTGGACCGCTTGAAGATCGCCGAGCGTCTGAGCGAACAGCGCCCGCCCGAGCTGCCGCCACTGAACATCTGCCTGCAGGTCAACGTCAGCGGTGAGCCCAGCAAGTCCGGCTGCCAGCCCGACGAACTCGCGGCGCTGGCACAGGCGGTTACACAACTGCCCAAGCTGCGCCTGCGCGGATTGATGACAATCCCCCAGCCTACCGACGACATCGCCATGCAGCGTGCGGCCTTCGCCCGCCTGCGGACGCTGCGGGACGACCTGAACCTCGATCTCGACACCCTGTCCATGGGCATGAGCCACGACCTCGAGGCGGCCATCGCCGAAGGCGCGACCTGGGTGCGCATCGGCACGGCGCTGTTTGGTGAACGTGACTACAAAAAGACCTGA
- a CDS encoding DUF167 domain-containing protein, with protein MSFHRWDGDALILDCHLQPKASNDAFAGLHGERLKIRLTAPPVDGKANAHLLAFLADAFGVAKSQVTLESGQQSRQKRVRIQAPRLLPAGLGLTVRPT; from the coding sequence GTGAGCTTCCACCGCTGGGACGGCGATGCGCTGATCCTCGACTGTCACCTGCAGCCCAAAGCCAGCAACGATGCGTTTGCCGGGCTGCATGGTGAGCGTCTGAAGATCCGCCTCACCGCACCGCCGGTGGACGGCAAGGCCAACGCGCACCTGCTGGCCTTTCTGGCCGATGCCTTTGGCGTCGCCAAGAGCCAGGTCACGCTGGAAAGCGGCCAGCAGAGCCGCCAGAAACGGGTGCGTATCCAGGCCCCCAGGCTGCTGCCAGCCGGTCTCGGCCTGACCGTTCGCCCTACCTGA
- a CDS encoding YggT family protein produces the protein MIGLNTAAVYVLQTIGSFYLLIVLLRFILQLVRADFYNPLSQFIVRATHPLLKPLRRIIPSIGGLDLASLVLALIVQFVLMALTLMLMGVGVGDPLLILVWSIIGVTALLLKVFFFALIISVILSWVAQGTHNPAALLVNQICEPLLTPIRRILPNLGGLDLSPIVAFLILNLIDMLVIRNLAVSTGMFSGLSLAI, from the coding sequence ATGATCGGTCTGAACACCGCAGCCGTTTACGTTCTGCAGACCATCGGCAGCTTCTACCTGCTGATCGTGCTGCTGCGCTTCATCCTGCAACTGGTACGGGCGGACTTCTACAACCCGCTCAGCCAGTTCATCGTGCGGGCCACCCACCCGTTGCTCAAGCCACTGCGCCGCATCATCCCCAGCATCGGCGGCCTCGACCTGGCATCCCTGGTACTGGCGCTGATCGTGCAGTTCGTGCTGATGGCACTGACCCTGATGCTGATGGGCGTCGGCGTCGGCGATCCGCTGCTGATCCTGGTCTGGTCGATCATTGGCGTCACCGCCCTGCTGCTCAAGGTGTTCTTCTTCGCCCTGATCATCAGCGTGATCCTTTCCTGGGTCGCCCAAGGCACGCACAATCCGGCCGCGCTGTTGGTCAATCAGATCTGCGAGCCGCTGTTGACGCCGATCCGCCGCATCCTGCCGAACCTGGGTGGCCTGGATCTGTCGCCCATCGTGGCGTTCCTGATCCTCAACCTGATCGACATGCTGGTGATCCGCAACCTGGCGGTCAGCACCGGCATGTTCAGCGGCCTGAGCCTGGCGATCTAA
- the metX gene encoding homoserine O-succinyltransferase MetX — translation MPTVFPQDSVGLVTPQIAHFAEPLALACGRSLADYQLTYETYGELNASASNAVLICHALSGHHHAAGYHSVDDRKPGWWDSCIGPGKPLDTKRFFVVSLNNLGGCNGSTGPSDINPATGKPFGADFPVMTVEDWVNSQARLADLLGIRQWAAVVGGSLGGMQAMQWTISYPDRVRHCLAIASAPKLSAQNIAFNEVARQAILTDPEFHGGHFQDQGVIPKRGLMLARMVGHITYLSDDAMGEKFGRGLKNEKLNYDFHSVEFQVESYLRYQGEEFSGRFDANTYLLMTKALDYFDPAAEHDGDLARTLGQAKADFCVISFTTDWRFSPARSREIVDALLAARKNVCYLEIDAPQGHDAFLMPIPRYLQGFGSYMKRIEV, via the coding sequence ATGCCGACTGTTTTTCCTCAAGACTCCGTTGGCCTGGTCACGCCGCAGATCGCCCATTTCGCCGAGCCCCTGGCCCTGGCCTGCGGGCGCAGCCTGGCCGACTACCAACTGACCTACGAAACCTATGGCGAGCTGAACGCCAGCGCCAGCAATGCCGTGCTGATCTGCCACGCGCTGTCCGGCCACCACCACGCCGCCGGCTACCACAGCGTGGATGACCGCAAACCGGGCTGGTGGGATAGCTGCATCGGCCCCGGCAAGCCGCTGGATACCAAGCGTTTCTTCGTCGTCAGCCTCAACAACCTGGGCGGCTGCAACGGCTCGACCGGCCCGTCCGACATCAACCCGGCGACCGGCAAACCGTTTGGCGCCGACTTCCCGGTGATGACCGTGGAAGACTGGGTCAACAGTCAGGCCCGCCTGGCCGACCTGCTGGGCATCCGCCAGTGGGCCGCCGTGGTCGGCGGCAGCCTGGGCGGCATGCAGGCCATGCAGTGGACGATCAGCTACCCGGACCGCGTCCGCCATTGCCTGGCCATCGCCTCGGCACCCAAGCTCTCGGCACAGAACATCGCCTTCAACGAGGTGGCTCGCCAGGCCATCCTCACCGATCCGGAATTCCACGGTGGGCACTTCCAGGATCAGGGGGTGATCCCCAAACGCGGCCTGATGCTGGCACGCATGGTCGGTCACATCACCTATCTGTCCGATGACGCCATGGGCGAGAAATTCGGCCGCGGCCTGAAGAACGAGAAGCTCAACTACGACTTCCACAGCGTGGAATTCCAGGTCGAAAGCTACCTGCGCTACCAGGGCGAGGAGTTCTCCGGGCGTTTCGATGCCAACACCTATCTGCTGATGACCAAGGCACTGGACTACTTCGACCCGGCGGCCGAGCACGATGGCGACCTGGCCAGAACCCTCGGTCAGGCCAAGGCCGACTTCTGCGTGATCTCGTTCACCACCGACTGGCGTTTCTCGCCGGCGCGCTCGCGGGAAATCGTCGACGCCCTGCTGGCCGCCCGCAAGAACGTCTGTTACCTGGAAATCGACGCGCCCCAGGGCCACGATGCCTTCCTCATGCCGATTCCGCGCTACCTGCAGGGCTTCGGCAGCTACATGAAACGGATCGAGGTGTAA
- a CDS encoding dynamin-like GTPase family protein translates to MSMERLSEQVDAYVGWKRELVREITRYRSWLAHNRLSSEGVEARLERALRLLRTDHITLAFVGEFSRGKTELINSLFFSEYGQRMLPSQAGRTTMCPTEILFDPGAERPYIRLLPIETRISEASVAQFKRTPRHWVDIPLDTSDPNNMAKAFAQVAASKSMPVEKAIGLGFHPDNLESTDSCGQVLVPAWRHAIVNFDHPLLRQGLRILDTPGLNALGCEPELTLSMLPSAQAIIFLLSADTGVTASDLDIWQQHVQPMDEETQSCLFAVMNKIDVLWDDLAGETSVANAIERVRMQAARHLGIASQDILPLSAKQALLAKVRKDPALLARSQMASLESLLCERIVAQKERLLEERVVRQVLAMLNNSQHVLGLRLGKVAEQLELLDERRQDNGQMLLELTARTKDDHTVHHKRLVALKTNQRLLRNQGERLKSAARPEKLDAHLNLLRRQLTGSWTTLGINQAILQFFTAVEDDLHSLSHDAEMANRMVDAIYRRHNAENPLQAVDAPSFELARYVRELRHLQKKADRFRLGLKNLLTEQRSLSRRFFATLVQEVIGMHRRLRRDAEQWADEALMPLMQHTLEHKQLLEGHMLRLKALAQDTQHGRQRRQQLAHYGEELKQQLAQAGEMLRVMRRPAPIQRQGKVVTLQGMPRPQGNAD, encoded by the coding sequence ATGAGCATGGAACGCCTCAGTGAACAGGTAGATGCCTACGTAGGCTGGAAGCGCGAGCTGGTCCGCGAGATCACCCGCTACCGCAGTTGGCTGGCGCACAACCGGCTGAGCAGCGAAGGCGTCGAAGCGCGCCTGGAACGCGCTCTGCGCCTGCTGCGTACCGATCACATTACCCTGGCTTTCGTCGGCGAGTTCTCTCGCGGCAAGACCGAACTGATCAACAGCCTGTTCTTCTCCGAATACGGCCAGCGCATGCTGCCCTCCCAGGCCGGGCGCACCACCATGTGCCCCACGGAAATCCTTTTCGATCCAGGCGCCGAGCGCCCGTACATCCGCCTGCTGCCGATCGAAACACGCATCTCCGAGGCCAGCGTGGCGCAGTTCAAGCGCACGCCCCGGCACTGGGTGGACATCCCGCTGGACACCAGCGACCCGAACAACATGGCCAAGGCCTTCGCCCAGGTGGCGGCGAGCAAGAGCATGCCCGTGGAGAAAGCCATCGGCCTGGGCTTTCACCCGGACAACCTGGAAAGCACCGATAGCTGCGGCCAGGTGCTGGTACCGGCCTGGCGCCACGCCATCGTCAACTTCGATCACCCGCTGCTGCGCCAGGGCCTGCGCATCCTCGATACACCGGGCCTGAACGCCCTGGGCTGCGAGCCGGAGCTGACCCTGTCGATGCTGCCCAGCGCCCAGGCGATCATCTTTCTGCTGTCCGCCGACACCGGCGTCACCGCCAGTGACCTGGACATCTGGCAGCAGCACGTCCAGCCCATGGACGAAGAGACCCAGAGCTGCCTGTTCGCCGTGATGAACAAGATCGACGTGCTCTGGGACGACCTTGCCGGCGAGACGTCGGTCGCCAACGCCATCGAGCGGGTGCGCATGCAGGCGGCTCGCCATCTGGGCATCGCCAGCCAGGACATTCTGCCGCTCTCGGCCAAGCAGGCGCTGCTCGCCAAGGTCCGCAAGGATCCGGCACTGCTCGCCCGCAGCCAGATGGCCAGTCTCGAGTCGCTGCTCTGCGAGCGCATCGTGGCCCAGAAGGAGCGCCTGCTCGAAGAGCGCGTGGTGCGCCAGGTGCTGGCCATGCTCAACAACAGCCAGCATGTCCTCGGCCTGCGCCTGGGCAAGGTCGCCGAACAGCTGGAGCTACTCGACGAGCGCCGTCAGGACAACGGACAGATGCTGCTGGAGCTGACCGCCCGCACCAAGGATGACCATACCGTGCATCACAAGCGCCTGGTCGCCCTGAAAACCAACCAGCGCCTGCTGCGCAACCAGGGCGAACGCCTGAAGAGCGCAGCGCGGCCGGAGAAGCTCGACGCCCACCTCAATCTGTTGCGCCGCCAGCTGACGGGCAGTTGGACGACGCTGGGGATCAATCAGGCCATCCTGCAGTTCTTCACCGCCGTGGAAGACGACCTGCACAGCCTGTCCCACGACGCCGAAATGGCCAACCGCATGGTCGATGCCATCTACCGTCGACACAACGCCGAGAATCCCCTGCAGGCCGTCGACGCACCGAGCTTCGAACTGGCCCGCTACGTGCGCGAGTTGCGTCACCTGCAGAAGAAGGCCGACCGCTTCCGCCTGGGCCTCAAGAACCTGCTGACCGAGCAGCGCAGCCTCAGCCGACGCTTCTTCGCCACTCTGGTGCAGGAAGTCATCGGCATGCACCGCCGCCTGCGCCGCGACGCCGAACAGTGGGCCGACGAAGCACTGATGCCACTGATGCAGCACACCCTGGAGCACAAGCAGTTGCTGGAAGGCCACATGCTGCGCCTCAAGGCGCTGGCGCAGGATACCCAGCACGGCCGTCAACGCCGCCAGCAACTGGCGCACTATGGCGAGGAGCTGAAGCAACAGCTGGCACAGGCCGGCGAGATGCTGCGCGTAATGCGTCGCCCCGCACCGATCCAGCGCCAGGGCAAGGTGGTGACGCTGCAAGGCATGCCGCGTCCGCAGGGCAACGCCGACTAG
- the proC gene encoding pyrroline-5-carboxylate reductase — protein MTTPRIAFIGAGNMAASLIGGMLAQGLPASAIRASDRGAEQREKINREHGIEVLASNAEACRDADVIVLAVKPQVMKDVCLDLAPHLQAGQLIVSIAAGITSASLENWLGPRAVVRCMPNTPSLLRLGASGLYANARVSAEQRQQAEQLLSAVGLAVWLDEEKLIDAVTAVSGSGPAYFFLLIEAMTASGEKLGLPREVAARLTLQTALGAAQMALNSDVDAAELRRRVTSPAGTTEAAIKTFQAGGFEALVEQAVKAADHRSAELAEQLGQ, from the coding sequence ATGACCACTCCCCGCATCGCCTTCATCGGTGCCGGCAACATGGCTGCCAGCCTGATCGGCGGGATGCTCGCCCAGGGTCTGCCGGCCAGCGCGATCCGCGCCAGCGACCGCGGCGCCGAGCAACGCGAGAAGATCAACCGGGAACACGGCATCGAAGTACTGGCCAGCAATGCCGAGGCCTGCCGCGACGCCGACGTGATCGTACTGGCGGTCAAACCCCAGGTGATGAAGGATGTATGCCTCGACCTGGCGCCACATCTGCAGGCGGGCCAGCTGATCGTGTCCATCGCCGCGGGCATCACCAGCGCCAGCCTGGAAAACTGGCTCGGCCCGCGTGCCGTGGTGCGTTGCATGCCCAATACGCCGTCGCTGCTGCGCCTGGGCGCCAGCGGCCTGTACGCCAACGCGCGGGTCAGCGCCGAACAGCGCCAGCAGGCCGAGCAGCTGCTCAGTGCCGTCGGCCTGGCCGTGTGGCTGGACGAGGAAAAATTGATCGACGCCGTTACGGCCGTCTCCGGCAGCGGCCCGGCCTATTTCTTCCTGCTGATCGAAGCGATGACCGCCAGCGGTGAAAAGCTCGGCCTGCCCCGCGAAGTGGCCGCCAGGCTCACCCTGCAGACCGCGCTGGGTGCCGCGCAGATGGCATTGAACAGTGATGTGGACGCCGCCGAGCTGCGTCGCCGCGTGACCTCGCCGGCCGGCACCACCGAAGCGGCCATCAAGACATTCCAGGCAGGCGGCTTCGAAGCGCTGGTCGAGCAGGCCGTCAAGGCCGCCGATCACCGCTCGGCCGAGCTGGCCGAACAACTGGGTCAATAA
- the metW gene encoding methionine biosynthesis protein MetW, with protein MRADLEIIQEWIPAGSRVLDLGCGDGELLAWLSANKQVSGYGLEIDPEKIAQCIVKGVNVIEQNLDEGLGNFASDSFDVVVMTQSLQALHFPDKVLAEMLRVGKTCIITFPNFGHWRCRWYLASKGRMPVSDFLPYTWYNTPNIHFCTFEDFERLCHQQSARVLDRLAVDHEHRHGLASRVWPNLLGEIGIYRISGHNARDVRIAN; from the coding sequence ATGCGAGCCGACCTAGAGATCATCCAGGAATGGATTCCCGCCGGTAGCCGCGTCCTCGACCTCGGCTGCGGCGATGGCGAGCTGCTCGCTTGGCTGAGCGCCAACAAGCAGGTCAGCGGCTATGGCCTGGAAATCGACCCGGAAAAGATCGCCCAGTGCATCGTCAAGGGCGTCAACGTCATCGAGCAGAACCTCGACGAAGGCCTCGGCAACTTCGCCAGCGACAGCTTCGACGTGGTGGTCATGACCCAGTCGCTGCAAGCGCTGCATTTCCCCGACAAGGTATTGGCGGAGATGCTGCGCGTCGGCAAGACCTGCATCATCACCTTTCCCAACTTCGGCCACTGGCGCTGCCGCTGGTACCTGGCCAGCAAGGGCCGCATGCCGGTGTCGGACTTCCTGCCCTACACCTGGTACAACACGCCGAACATCCACTTCTGCACCTTCGAGGACTTCGAGCGCCTGTGTCACCAGCAGAGCGCCCGGGTACTCGATCGCCTGGCGGTCGACCACGAACACCGGCATGGTCTGGCCAGCCGCGTATGGCCCAACCTGCTGGGCGAGATCGGCATCTACCGCATCAGCGGGCACAACGCCCGTGACGTGCGCATCGCCAACTGA